Proteins from a genomic interval of Quercus robur chromosome 9, dhQueRobu3.1, whole genome shotgun sequence:
- the LOC126700771 gene encoding uncharacterized protein LOC126700771: protein MVVTLVANVMAANIIKPNDPVFPNVPQHILNSDRYWPHFKDCICVIDGVHVPVVLPVDEQHLYRGRKVITTTNCMCACDFDMKFTFACVGWERSAYDIGIFLSCLNNESANILKLPPGKFYLVDSGYPMKRGFLAPYKEERYHLPDFQQGRLPQHPEEKFNYLHLSLRFIIERTFGVLKNRWKILRSMPAFHIHTQECIIVATMVLHNFIKAHENSNLGHGIFAWGICGSSEGGHYDEMAHVISSLDELELKVVRNNITASICGMPSS, encoded by the exons ATGGTAGTTACATTGGTAGCCAATGTTATGGCAGCAAACATTATCAAGCCTAATGATCCTGTATTTCCTAACGTGCCACAACATATTCTCAATTCAGATAGATATTGGCCACATTTTAAG GATTGCATTTGTGTGATTGATGGGGTTCACGTCCCCGTGGTCTTACCAGTTGATGAGCAACACCTATACAGAGGAAGGAAAGTGATCACAACAACAAATTGCATGTGCGCATGTGATTTTGACATGAAATTCACATTTGCATGTGTTGGATGGGAAAGGTCAGCGTATGACATAGGAATCTTTTTAAGTTGCCTCAATAATGAGAGTGCCAACATCCTAAAACTTCCACCTG GAAAATTTTATCTTGTTGATTCAGGGTACCCTATGAAGAGAGGGTTCCTTGCACCATATAAGGAGGAGAGGTACCACCTGCCCGATTTTCAGCAAGGTCGACTACCACAACATCCAGAGGAGAAATTTAATTATCTCCATTTATCACTTCGTTTTATCATAGAACGAACTTTTGGAGTTTTGAAGAAtagatggaaaattttgagaagTATGCCAGCCTTTCATATACACACTCAAGAATGCATTATTGTTGCTACAATGGTTCTTCACAATTTTATTAAAGCACATGAAAACAGTAACCTTGGACATGGGATTTTTGCATGGGGCATATGTGGAAGTAGCGAGGGAGGTCATTACGATGAAATGGCACATGTGATCTCTTCCTTGGATGAACTTGAGTTGAAAGTGGTTCGGAACAATATCACAGCTTCGATATGTGGGATGCCTTCATCGTAG
- the LOC126699229 gene encoding CEN-like protein 1, producing the protein MSRLIETLSVGRVVGEVVDIFTPSIRLNVIYNSNKQVANGHEFKPSVIISKPRVEIGGDDMRTAYTLIMTDPDAPSPSDPSLREHLHWMVTDIPGTTDASFGKEIVSYETPKPVVGIHRYVFILFKQTGRQTVTPPTTRDYFNTRRFSAENGLGLPVAAVYFNAQRETAARRR; encoded by the exons atgtcGAGGCTCATAGAAACACTAAGTGTGGGGAGAGTAGTGGGAGAGGTGGTAGACATTTTCACTCCAAGTATTAGACTGAATGTAATTTACAACTCTAACAAGCAAGTTGCCAATGGCCACGAGTTCAAGCCTTCTGTCATTATTTCTAAACCACGCGTAGAGATTGGTGGAGATGACATGAGGACTGCTTATACactt attaTGACGGACCCAGATGCTCCAAGTCCTAGTGATCCATCTTTAAGAGAACACCTCCACTG GATGGTCACAGATATTCCTGGTACAACTGATGCTTCCTTTG GGAAAGAAATTGTGAGCTATGAGACTCCCAAACCGGTGGTTGGCATCCATAGGTACGTGTTCATCTTGTTCAAGCAGACAGGAAGACAAACAGTGACGCCTCCAACTACAAGAGACTATTTCAACACAAGAAGATTCTCAGCAGAGAATGGTTTGGGACTGCCAGTGGCTGCAGTGTACTTCAATGCACAGAGAGAAACTGCTGCAAGAAGACGATGA